The genomic segment GCGGTCGCGGTGGCGATCACCCTCTTCGGGCCGGAGTCCGGCGCGGCACTGGCCACGGTCGTCGGCGTGCTCGTGGAGGTGCCGGTGATGCTCTCGGTCTGCAGCTTCTGCAACCGGACGCGGCACTGGTTCCCCGTCCCGGGCGGCTCGACGGCGGGGCGCTGCGCGGCCGCGAACGGAGGCACCTTCTGATGGCGCAGGCGACCCTTCCCACTCTGCCGACGCTGCCGGCCGAGCCGCAGCGCGATGAGACGTTTCACCGCTGGGCCGCCGCCCTGGCGCTGGTGACGATCTTCTACAACATCGTCGAGGGCGTCGTCTCCGTCTGGTTCGGCGCGGCGGACGAGACGGTCGCCCTGTTCGGGTTCGGCGTCGACTCCTTCGTGGAAGTCATTTCCGGGATCGGCATCTGGCACATGGTCTGGAGACTGAGGAACCGGCCGGCCGGCACGCCCGACGAGTTCGAGCGGACGGCGCTGCGGGTGACCGGCGCGGGGTTCTACCTCCTGACGGCGGGCCTCGTCGCCACGGCGACGGTGCAGCTCGCGCGGGGATCGCGGCCGGAGACGACCGTCTGGGGGATCGTCATCTCGGCCGTCTCGATCGTCTCCATGCTGGCGCTCGTGCACTACAAGCGCACGATCGGCCGGCGCTACGGCTCGGCCGCCCTGCTGGCCGACGCCAACTGCACGCTGACCTGCATCTACCTCTCCGTGGTGCTGCTGGCCGCGAGCATCGGCTACGAGGCGACGGGGATCGGCCTGCTGGACTCGGCCGGCGCGCTCGGGATCGCCTGGTTCTCCTGGCGGGAGGGGCGCGAGGCCTTCGGGAAGGCCGCGGGCAACTTCACCTGCTCGTGCCAGGGGGCGTGCGGGAAGCCCTGAGGCGGCGACGGCGGCTCACTCGATCAGCACGAGCGCGAAGTAGTTCCACCGGCCAAAGGTTTCCTTCCGCGTGTCGATCTCGAAGCCGTTGTTTCTCGCTGTCTTGAAGACGTCGATCCCGCAGGCCTCCATGAGCGGCCGGACCCTGATCTTCTTCTGCTCCGCGGTGTGGGGCCCGCCCGGGGCCTCCGCCTCGCCGGAGGGTCAGGTCGCCCCCTCGGGTCCCGACGTCAACGCCGTCAGAGCGAAGGCCTTGTAGTAGCCCGCGCGGTAGGCCTCCCCCTCCAGGTGCACGGCGGCCTCGGACAAGGCCTTTCCCTTGTCGCTGGTGAGAAGGATCGCCTTGCGATACTCCTTCATGACGGATCTCGTGCTCGCCGTGTCCGGAGCGCACGGCGGGTGATAGGCGTCCTTGCCGTGGAACGGGCACCCGTAGAGGCACTTCCAGCGCACCCACTCCTCCACGACGACGGAGTCTGTGTCGATGATCTTCGCCTTCGCCGCCCCCAGCTCGAGGGACCTCGCCAAGAGCCGATCCATCCTGTCGTCCATGGAAGACCCTCCGCCGGCGACAACCGCCTCGTTGACCACGGGAAGTTGGACGCTCCGCTTGTCACGCCGTGCCGGCTCCTCCGGGAAGTACGGGCACCGCTTCTCCCGGCACCCGTGCGGATGCCGCGCCGCGACGCCGCACTTCGCCTTTCCCGGCGCGGGAAGCCGGATGCCGAGAGCCTCGCGGAGATACGGAACGACCGCCTCGAGGGCGCCCCGCACGTAAGCCTTGCAGCAGCTCGGCCCGGTGAGATCGGCGATCGCGCGCATCACCCGCGTCGCCGCCTCCATCGTCGTGCGCTGCGGCTCGTCCGTCCCACACTTCGAACCCGTGAGCACGGCGACGCAGGCCCCGAGCGCCGGAACGACGCCGCAGACGCCGGTGAGCCCGCAGTACCCGCCGACGGCCTGCGTGCCGGTGCGGGCGAAGACCTCGTCGACGTCCGCCTGCGTGACGGGACGCGACCCTTCGTTGCGCAGCGCCGCCATCAGGGCGGCCGCGGCAATGTAGGCGTGCTGGCACCCGAGAAACGGCAGCCCGGGCAGATCCATCATGCGCTCGGCGATCTCGAACGGGTCGCGCGAGGCGTTCGTGCGGGCGATGGCCTCGATGCGGGCGAGCGCTTCCCGGTTGTGGCAGGCGTCGCAGACGAAATGTCCCCGGGGACAGCTGATGTAAGCGTGCCCCGCGCCGCCGCAGAGCGTGCAGACGGACGGCGCGGCAGTCTCGCCGTAGATCAGCGGCTCACCGCAGACCAGGCAATGCTCGGTCTGCGGTCCGCCCCCGGCGCCCGCTTCCGCCGCCCGCTCCCCGGCGGGCTGCTCCGCGGGCGTTCAGCAACCGGAGTCGGTGGATTTCAGCCCGTCCGGGTCGGTCATGGCCTCTCCTCCACGGTCCTTGCCACGCACCGTCAATATACGCGCTTGGCCGTTCCCGGTACCTACGTTCCCAGGATCCGGCCGAGGAGGCCCTTCCTTTCGACGACAGGCAGCGCCGGCAGCCCCAGGTGCCGCCGGATCGCGGCCTCCAACTCCTCGTCGCTGACGTCCTTGCCCTCGATCACGATTTCGTCCTCGACCATGATCGCCGGCGCCACCGGCAGGTCCAGCGCGTAGTAGGCGTCAGTGTGGTATTCCGCCTTCGGCTGCGACCGCCGCTCGACGTTCAACTCGTACGTGCCGCCCAGCCTGGGCAGCATCTCCTCGAAGTGCTTTCAGGGCTTGCCTTGCGGCTCGTTGAGAAAGACGCGGATCCTGAGCATGGCCGTTCCTCCTTCGTTTCGGGTCACTCGGCGGCCCGCGCCTGCTTCATGCGGGCGAGAAAGGCGTCGGGGGGGAGATAGTCCACGAGCCGCAGGCGCCGGTCCTCATACCCGTCCGGCCCGAGGAAGACGACCGTCGGCACCCCCTTGATCGCGTACTGTTGCAGCAGGCGCAGCGAGCGGGGGTCCCCGCTGCGCGTCAGGTCCACCTTGATCGCGACGAACTCGGCGGTCGCCAGGGCCACGACCTGCGGATCGTGGAAGGTCTCCTCGTCGAGCCGGCGGCAGGGCGTGCACCAGGCCGCCGAGAAGTCGATGATGACGGAGCGGCCATCGCGGCGCGCGGACGCGAGCAGGTCCTCGCTGTACGGGCGCCACGACAGCCCCGGCCCGCGCAGGAGCCGTCCGCCGACGAGCACGACGGCGATGGCGAGGCCGAGGACGCCGACCGCGCGGCGCACGCGCCGGAACCCCCGCGATCCCTCCCCGCTCCGCGCCAGCCACCCGAGATCGACGCCGGCGGTAAGCGCGACGACGGCCAGCAGACCCAGGCCCGCGTCGGGCGCCAGGAGCGGGCGCACGAAGTGGACGGCCATGCCGACGAGGACCCAGCCCATGAGACGGCGGACCCAGACCATCCACTCGCCCGCGCGCGGGAGCCTCTCCAGCCGGCCGCTGAAGAGCGCCAGAACGAGCAGAGGAAGCCCGAGACCGAGACTCAGCGTGAAGAAGACCGTGAACCCGAGGAGGGCGCTGCCACTGCTCGCCACCCACGTCAGGAGCCCGAGCACGAACGGTCCGATGCAAGGGGCGGCGACCACCCCCATCGTCAGGCCCATGAAGACGCTGCCGAAGTAGCCGGCGAAGGACCGCGATGCGGACTGCGTCAGCCCCGACGGCAGACGAAATTCCCAAAATCCGAAAAGGCTTGCGGCGAAGGCGAGAAGTACGACGGCAACGGCGGCCAGGACGACCGGATTCTGCAACGCGGCGCCCATGAGCCCGCCGGTGAGTGCCGCCGCGACACCGAGCAGCGAGTTCGTGACGGCCAGGCCGCCGACGTAGCAGAGACCGTGCGCGAGGACATTGCCTTTCCCGCCGCCGCGCCCCCCGAAATAGGACACGGTGATGGGAATGATCGGATAGACGCAGGGCGTGAGATTCAAGGCCATCCCGCCGAGGAAGACCCCGAGGAGCGTCCAGGCCAGGCCGAGGCCGCCCTGGGTCGGGGTCGCATTCGCGGTGCCGGCCGGGGCGCTCGCCACCGGCAGGCCGTTCGCCTGCCACTCCGGGAAGCCGGTGGGGTAACGATAGACTTCCCGGTATCCAAGTTGTACGGCCACCCGGGCCGCCGAGTCGCTACGGACTCAGGTGAGGCCCGCTCAGTAGAAGACCAGTGGGCGCTCCTTGTCCGCGCCGAGCGCCCGTGCCAGCGCCCAGCGATTCTTCAGACGTGACCAGGCCGTCGGCTCGAACGGAAAGTTGACCGCCCCGGGGATGTGGCCGGTGCGGTACTCCCAGTCCTGGCGGGTGTCGACGAGCAGCACCCGGCCCGCCGCGCGCTCCAGCAGGCCGCGCGTCTCCGCGAGATCGATGAGGCGGTAGCCGCCGCGGGCGGCCTCGGCCCGGACATCCTCCATCGTGGGAGCGCCGGCGGCCGAAGCCGCGTGAGGCCTCCAGAGGAGAATCGGAATCGCGAGGGCAATGGAGCACCCCGCCCACATGATGGTACGTCGCGTGGGATTTCGCCACCGAGTCATGGTCTTCTCCCCCTCGTCTCAGAGCTCATGGTCACGTGCCTCGCGTTTGCCCCAGGTCCCCGGTCGCCTTCAGTACAGCGCTATCGTTTCGCGGTAGACGGGATAGGCGATCGGCTCTCTGTTCGCATAGCCGATCTTCTTCCGCCTCTTCTCGTCGAGCAGGTGATAGGTCACGACGACGTCGAGCTGTGAAGGCGGATTTCCTCCATCCCGGTTGAACTCAAACGGGAAGGCCGCCGGCTTCCCGAAAGGCAGCCGGGTATCCTTCACGTCCACGATGAATGGCCTCCACATGATGTACCGCTTCATGCGGAAGGAGTCGTGCTTGATCGTTTCTCCGGCCCGGTCGCGCAACGTCAGATCGAGGGTGAGGTGACGGTCCGGGGTGCCCGTGGGCAGGTAGTGGGCCGCCCCCTTGTTCGTCAGAGTGAAGACATACCGCACCCGTCCGCTGCCGAGCTCTTCGCTCTGATGGCTGACCTCGAGTGCGCCCTTGACCATTTCCGGGGCATGGCCGCCATGGAAGAGGTGCCGTCTCCCGCTTCGCATCACCCCGCCGCTCGCGATGGGACGACTGGCCGGCGGCATGTGACACCCGATGCAGTCCGGCCTCTGGCCTCTTTCATTGATCTCGGCCACGGTCCCGCACGGAGGAACCCGATAGAAGGCGTCCCAGCGACCATTCGTGACGACGTGACACCGCGCGCAGGGGCCGAGTCCCGATTTCATGTCCGGGCGGACCGTCACCGGATGAGGGGCCGCTGCCGACTCGAAAGGACCGACGATCCTTCCATCCTGCACGTGGCAGGTCGCGCAGGTGACTCCCTCGTCCCGCAAGGTCGGATCGTAGGATGGGTTGGGCTTGAGGATGGGGTGGAACTTTTCGCGATCCTCGAAGCCGAGAACGAGGTTCTCCTGCTGGTTCTCCAGGGGCGTGTGACAATTCAGGCAGATCTGTTGCGAACCGTCGTACGTGAAGTCCACCTGAAAGTACGGCTCGCTCCACGCCTGCGCGTGCATGCTCCCCGCCCATTCCCGGTAGATGTCCCGATGGCACCCGCCGCATTCCTTCGCGCTGAGAGTACTCAGCCCCTCAGGCGTTGCCG from the bacterium genome contains:
- a CDS encoding cation transporter — translated: MAQATLPTLPTLPAEPQRDETFHRWAAALALVTIFYNIVEGVVSVWFGAADETVALFGFGVDSFVEVISGIGIWHMVWRLRNRPAGTPDEFERTALRVTGAGFYLLTAGLVATATVQLARGSRPETTVWGIVISAVSIVSMLALVHYKRTIGRRYGSAALLADANCTLTCIYLSVVLLAASIGYEATGIGLLDSAGALGIAWFSWREGREAFGKAAGNFTCSCQGACGKP
- a CDS encoding DUF5714 domain-containing protein, yielding MVCGEPLIYGETAAPSVCTLCGGAGHAYISCPRGHFVCDACHNREALARIEAIARTNASRDPFEIAERMMDLPGLPFLGCQHAYIAAAALMAALRNEGSRPVTQADVDEVFARTGTQAVGGYCGLTGVCGVVPALGACVAVLTGSKCGTDEPQRTTMEAATRVMRAIADLTGPSCCKAYVRGALEAVVPYLREALGIRLPAPGKAKCGVAARHPHGCREKRCPYFPEEPARRDKRSVQLPVVNEAVVAGGGSSMDDRMDRLLARSLELGAAKAKIIDTDSVVVEEWVRWKCLYGCPFHGKDAYHPPCAPDTASTRSVMKEYRKAILLTSDKGKALSEAAVHLEGEAYRAGYYKAFALTALTSGPEGATUPSGEAEAPGGPHTAEQKKIRVRPLMEACGIDVFKTARNNGFEIDTRKETFGRWNYFALVLIE
- a CDS encoding cytochrome c biogenesis protein CcdA, giving the protein MAVQLGYREVYRYPTGFPEWQANGLPVASAPAGTANATPTQGGLGLAWTLLGVFLGGMALNLTPCVYPIIPITVSYFGGRGGGKGNVLAHGLCYVGGLAVTNSLLGVAAALTGGLMGAALQNPVVLAAVAVVLLAFAASLFGFWEFRLPSGLTQSASRSFAGYFGSVFMGLTMGVVAAPCIGPFVLGLLTWVASSGSALLGFTVFFTLSLGLGLPLLVLALFSGRLERLPRAGEWMVWVRRLMGWVLVGMAVHFVRPLLAPDAGLGLLAVVALTAGVDLGWLARSGEGSRGFRRVRRAVGVLGLAIAVVLVGGRLLRGPGLSWRPYSEDLLASARRDGRSVIIDFSAAWCTPCRRLDEETFHDPQVVALATAEFVAIKVDLTRSGDPRSLRLLQQYAIKGVPTVVFLGPDGYEDRRLRLVDYLPPDAFLARMKQARAAE
- a CDS encoding rhodanese-like domain-containing protein, encoding MEDVRAEAARGGYRLIDLAETRGLLERAAGRVLLVDTRQDWEYRTGHIPGAVNFPFEPTAWSRLKNRWALARALGADKERPLVFY
- a CDS encoding multiheme c-type cytochrome, whose product is MAAGKRKRTVWIGALSLLSVFFAWRMVRPLSIFVVDQRFERPMATATPEGLSTLSAKECGGCHRDIYREWAGSMHAQAWSEPYFQVDFTYDGSQQICLNCHTPLENQQENLVLGFEDREKFHPILKPNPSYDPTLRDEGVTCATCHVQDGRIVGPFESAAAPHPVTVRPDMKSGLGPCARCHVVTNGRWDAFYRVPPCGTVAEINERGQRPDCIGCHMPPASRPIASGGVMRSGRRHLFHGGHAPEMVKGALEVSHQSEELGSGRVRYVFTLTNKGAAHYLPTGTPDRHLTLDLTLRDRAGETIKHDSFRMKRYIMWRPFIVDVKDTRLPFGKPAAFPFEFNRDGGNPPSQLDVVVTYHLLDEKRRKKIGYANREPIAYPVYRETIALY